The Paenibacillus sp. J23TS9 genome includes a window with the following:
- a CDS encoding tautomerase family protein, whose translation MPFVRIDLHQGKSQEELSILSRSIHQAMVETIDVPKDDYFQVITTHASGELLYDKEYMNISRSEQQIFIQITMKEGRTTRKKQALYARIAGLLAEKAGVRPQDVMIILMENMQENWSFGNGTAQLAAEERELE comes from the coding sequence ATGCCATTTGTACGAATAGATCTGCATCAAGGAAAGTCGCAGGAAGAACTGTCTATTCTCAGCCGTTCCATTCACCAGGCTATGGTGGAAACCATTGATGTGCCTAAGGACGATTATTTCCAGGTAATTACCACGCACGCGTCCGGGGAACTTTTATACGATAAGGAATACATGAATATATCCAGATCGGAGCAGCAGATTTTTATTCAAATCACGATGAAGGAAGGACGCACTACGCGGAAGAAACAGGCGTTATATGCCCGGATCGCGGGGCTGCTCGCAGAGAAAGCAGGTGTCCGGCCCCAGGATGTCATGATCATTTTGATGGAAAACATGCAGGAAAACTGGTCGTTTGGTAACGGGACTGCGCAGCTGGCCGCGGAAGAAAGAGAGCTTGAATGA
- a CDS encoding DUF1328 domain-containing protein, whose translation MLGWAILFLIIAVVAGIFGFFGIVSAAVGIAKVLFFIFLILFIVSLIFGRVRRR comes from the coding sequence ATGTTAGGTTGGGCTATACTATTTTTGATTATCGCTGTCGTGGCGGGGATTTTCGGGTTCTTTGGAATCGTGTCCGCTGCAGTCGGAATTGCCAAGGTACTGTTCTTTATTTTCCTCATTCTGTTCATCGTATCGCTTATTTTCGGACGAGTCAGAAGACGATAG
- a CDS encoding LysR family transcriptional regulator, with product MDLKAVKTFHRIVALGGFNRAAEELNYAQSTVTMQVQKLEAELGMRLIERGKAFQLTEAGRLFLEQSAHIVRDIEQLQDTMTELVAGEAGHIRLGVVEPIASYRLPVILADFLRVYPNIHVSISIASSPVLIQQLQHGGLDMAICSPPLLGTGLYFEPLLTEHFAVLLPESHPLTRKTTITIQDLRSHRLLITAADCPYRRKLEMILQEPGGSPLDTLEIGSMSALKFYVQSGIGAALVPLSVLRPEPGGTVIRPLEGNEVDMTCGLLCREPDYPPRLAAGKLYTILKENLPDRSPHTAGTM from the coding sequence ATGGATCTTAAAGCGGTCAAAACCTTTCACCGGATCGTTGCCCTCGGAGGCTTCAACCGGGCTGCGGAAGAGCTCAACTACGCACAGTCTACCGTCACTATGCAGGTACAGAAGCTTGAAGCTGAGCTTGGCATGCGGCTGATCGAGCGGGGAAAAGCCTTTCAACTGACGGAAGCTGGACGCCTCTTCCTTGAACAGAGCGCCCATATCGTCAGAGATATTGAGCAACTGCAAGACACCATGACAGAGCTTGTAGCCGGGGAAGCCGGGCATATTCGTCTTGGCGTTGTCGAACCGATCGCCAGCTACCGGCTGCCGGTTATCCTCGCCGATTTCCTGCGTGTATACCCCAATATCCACGTATCTATTAGCATTGCAAGTTCCCCTGTATTAATCCAACAGCTTCAGCATGGTGGGCTCGATATGGCCATATGCTCCCCGCCGCTGCTGGGAACGGGATTATACTTTGAACCGCTGCTTACGGAGCATTTTGCCGTGCTGCTGCCTGAGAGTCATCCTTTGACCCGTAAGACAACCATTACCATTCAGGATTTACGGAGTCACCGGCTGCTTATTACGGCGGCAGACTGCCCGTACCGCCGGAAGCTGGAGATGATTTTGCAGGAGCCAGGCGGGTCTCCACTAGATACCCTGGAGATCGGCAGCATGTCTGCTTTAAAATTCTATGTCCAGAGCGGAATAGGTGCGGCTCTCGTTCCATTATCGGTGCTTCGGCCTGAACCAGGTGGTACCGTCATCCGGCCGTTAGAAGGTAATGAGGTTGATATGACCTGCGGCTTATTGTGCAGAGAACCCGATTACCCGCCCAGACTTGCGGCCGGCAAGCTGTACACCATTTTAAAAGAGAATCTCCCGGACCGCAGCCCGCATACGGCAGGCACCATGTAG
- a CDS encoding SDR family NAD(P)-dependent oxidoreductase, protein MELRDKKVLVTGGGTGIGRAVSLALAERGAAVAVNYSRSVDEAEETVRMIQAQGGHALAIQADVSREQEVLTMVDTLAGEWGSIDLLVNNASVTRHIPMGDLDSVTDDAWDELFQINVKGMFYAARAVAPYMLKQKQGAVVNVGSIAGITGSGSSLPYAVSKAAVHGLTRSLAKSLSPHIRVNCVAPGAVLTRWWEGREQQMEQLAGSLLLGKTALPEDIAHMICGVLEQEALTGQIITVDAGQSM, encoded by the coding sequence ATGGAATTGCGGGATAAAAAAGTATTGGTTACAGGCGGAGGCACAGGAATAGGGAGAGCGGTATCGCTGGCTCTGGCAGAGCGTGGGGCGGCAGTTGCTGTTAATTATTCACGATCGGTGGATGAGGCCGAGGAAACGGTCCGGATGATTCAAGCCCAGGGCGGACATGCGCTTGCGATTCAAGCGGATGTATCCCGGGAACAGGAGGTGCTGACCATGGTAGATACACTTGCGGGAGAATGGGGAAGCATAGATCTGCTAGTCAACAATGCCAGTGTAACCCGCCATATTCCTATGGGGGATCTGGATTCCGTGACGGATGACGCTTGGGACGAACTGTTCCAAATTAATGTCAAGGGCATGTTTTATGCTGCAAGAGCCGTCGCGCCTTATATGCTCAAGCAAAAGCAGGGAGCGGTCGTCAACGTCGGCAGCATTGCCGGAATCACCGGCTCCGGTTCATCGCTGCCTTACGCAGTTTCCAAAGCGGCCGTCCACGGGCTGACCCGTTCCCTGGCGAAATCTCTCTCGCCGCATATTCGTGTCAACTGCGTTGCTCCCGGAGCAGTGTTAACCCGGTGGTGGGAGGGACGGGAGCAGCAGATGGAGCAGTTGGCGGGCAGCCTTTTGCTGGGAAAGACTGCATTACCTGAGGATATTGCCCATATGATTTGTGGCGTATTGGAGCAGGAGGCCCTAACCGGGCAGATCATCACGGTGGATGCCGGACAGTCGATGTAA
- a CDS encoding bifunctional 2-polyprenyl-6-hydroxyphenol methylase/3-demethylubiquinol 3-O-methyltransferase UbiG, whose translation MDVNTGPAIQNDDSPYTAAEMEHTELKPNYRVDLRSHTSLEYQKFISLNPVNDWSLLTWKDVGKPYEVKSVAHDRKVWEQEHGTTMDTHTAWTHFNQSFHQWFIKDVPAEMDKEKDEFFNALKAFNLRQIREGLGDIVRIHLWNYVHRIQDGVWDPRGKRALFEGLDVQKPRILFLGAAEGYEAMQLAAMYPGAEVVMADYDEYCRTTRFAEFPEAYPFLGDNPRTNSPQVYYKQDFNIEYVVSDIRKLPYGREFDIVLSVGLLEHFPDEIKPEVVDWHRRFLKPGGYAIMTTPRNQLRSRLFYQIMANVMNHTYRELMTVQQMGLYIYENGFDIHRHGYIKVHNGVVAKMR comes from the coding sequence ATGGATGTAAATACCGGGCCCGCGATCCAGAATGATGACAGTCCTTATACTGCCGCCGAAATGGAACATACAGAACTGAAGCCGAATTACCGTGTTGATCTTCGTTCGCACACTTCTCTGGAATACCAGAAGTTTATTTCCTTGAATCCGGTGAATGACTGGTCTCTTCTAACCTGGAAAGATGTCGGCAAGCCTTATGAAGTCAAAAGCGTAGCTCATGACCGTAAAGTATGGGAGCAGGAGCATGGTACCACCATGGATACCCATACGGCTTGGACACACTTCAATCAGTCCTTTCACCAGTGGTTTATCAAAGACGTACCCGCCGAGATGGATAAAGAAAAGGATGAATTTTTCAATGCATTGAAAGCGTTTAACTTACGTCAAATTCGTGAGGGACTGGGTGATATTGTCCGCATTCATCTATGGAACTATGTGCACCGCATTCAAGATGGTGTATGGGATCCACGGGGCAAACGGGCTTTATTCGAGGGGCTGGATGTACAAAAGCCGCGGATTTTATTCCTTGGCGCAGCAGAGGGCTATGAAGCGATGCAGCTTGCAGCCATGTATCCGGGAGCAGAAGTGGTTATGGCGGACTATGATGAATACTGCCGTACCACACGCTTCGCAGAATTCCCGGAAGCTTATCCCTTTCTCGGGGATAATCCTCGAACCAACAGCCCGCAAGTATACTACAAACAAGATTTCAACATTGAGTATGTGGTCAGTGATATTCGCAAGCTCCCCTATGGCCGGGAATTCGATATTGTTCTGTCCGTCGGGCTGCTGGAGCATTTTCCTGATGAAATCAAACCCGAGGTTGTCGATTGGCACCGGCGTTTTTTGAAGCCCGGAGGTTATGCCATCATGACGACTCCAAGAAACCAGCTGAGATCCCGGCTTTTCTACCAAATCATGGCCAATGTAATGAACCATACGTACCGCGAATTGATGACGGTTCAGCAGATGGGGCTATACATTTACGAGAATGGTTTTGATATCCACAGGCATGGATACATCAAGGTTCATAACGGTGTCGTGGCAAAGATGCGGTAA
- a CDS encoding ATP-binding protein: MKKQGLIILTGIFLVIIVPIYVITRWFLNFGEEPDAIQGQIDLSAWDFAQNGTVQLTGEWEFYRSQLLTPQDFHPSGTSAAWSLPQMTEMVTLPGSWNDYIGEDRRDNAEGYATFRLRIRLKDGENAIYGIRSGNIRTANRIFLNGQEAGASGKPGVSAGQEEPDNIPYAGFASVSGNEAEIIVQVSNHSYASGGIFTPIVFGDKASIMRSRELDIFIDLMSGAGFLIPALYLLVLNRLHKKEPSMLYLGLFCLSALIYVLMHGEKLLGNLWPSLDYEWFLKTQLFSSALIYFFLLRYVALAVPRSIPRLVLRICDAATLVAVLMAIFLPPLIFSKISPLLIVYSLTAVGYIAFAMIRGMKRRSKDAGLMLIGMLSIILVIVVNVLSLMGLYTSLNLVPYELILFVLTQAMLLSRRFSRAFAEVEQLSLKLLTLDGLKDEFMANTSHELRTPLHGIVNIAQSLVEGASGQLNMKQARDLSMIVSTGRRLSVLINDILDFSKLKNGEIVLNRQPVDLKAVTRSVMEITLYIAGNKPIRFEEHWPENLPLLDMDEERLRQILYNLLGNAVKFTSAGVIRIDAKTLGSGNIVQVTVTDTGIGIAPERLQDIFKSYEQVGATSEREYSGTGLGLSISKKLVELGGGSIWVESEPGSGSAFHFTLPVSDTVSSGEGMPGVSIRKELSDNGIDEEFVNADDLVQETSTTVLLVDDDPVNLQALRGLLSVENCRLISADNGADALEQIRSGQSIDLVITDWMMPGMSGIELCRAVRQQFSPFEMPVLILTARGLPEDVRIGLQAGANDFLRKPVDADELRARVRNLIELRKSVRRTISAEMAFLQAQIKPHFLFNALNTIISLLPVDPEKTTSLLLELSHYLRSSFDFQNREQLTTIYKELALVHSYLTLEKARFEERLEIVYEIEAELSGFIPQLSIQPIVENAVRHGIMQREAGGTVRISIQEDDSRICISVSDNGVGMDQELAWKLLAADSPESGVGLRNIHTRMLTLYGKGLIVESSPGRGTTVRFDVPKGKLGGKSL; encoded by the coding sequence ATGAAAAAACAAGGCTTGATCATCCTGACGGGAATTTTCCTCGTGATCATTGTGCCGATCTATGTGATAACTCGATGGTTCCTTAACTTTGGTGAGGAACCGGATGCGATCCAAGGCCAAATAGACCTGAGTGCCTGGGACTTTGCCCAGAATGGAACCGTTCAACTGACCGGTGAATGGGAGTTTTACCGCAGCCAGCTGCTGACTCCCCAGGACTTTCATCCGTCTGGCACATCCGCAGCGTGGTCTCTTCCTCAAATGACAGAAATGGTGACTTTGCCGGGAAGCTGGAATGACTATATTGGTGAAGACCGGCGGGATAACGCTGAAGGGTATGCCACGTTCCGTCTGCGGATTCGTTTAAAGGATGGGGAAAATGCCATCTATGGAATCCGCTCCGGCAATATCCGGACGGCCAACCGGATATTTTTGAACGGACAGGAGGCTGGGGCAAGCGGAAAGCCGGGCGTAAGCGCCGGCCAAGAAGAGCCCGACAACATCCCCTATGCCGGATTTGCGAGCGTGTCCGGAAATGAAGCGGAAATCATCGTCCAGGTATCAAATCATTCATACGCTTCCGGGGGGATCTTCACCCCGATCGTGTTCGGTGACAAGGCATCGATCATGAGGAGCCGGGAGCTGGATATATTCATCGATTTGATGTCTGGCGCAGGCTTTTTGATTCCGGCGCTGTATCTGCTGGTATTAAACAGGCTTCACAAAAAAGAACCTTCCATGCTGTATCTCGGACTTTTTTGCCTGTCTGCCCTGATATACGTGTTGATGCACGGGGAGAAGCTGCTAGGCAACTTATGGCCTTCGCTGGACTATGAATGGTTTTTGAAAACGCAGCTGTTTTCTTCGGCGCTCATTTATTTCTTTTTGCTCCGATATGTCGCCTTGGCGGTGCCAAGAAGCATCCCGCGGCTGGTTCTGCGCATCTGCGACGCCGCTACACTCGTCGCCGTCCTTATGGCGATTTTCCTTCCGCCGCTTATTTTTTCAAAGATAAGCCCGCTTTTAATTGTATACTCGCTGACGGCAGTCGGCTATATCGCATTTGCCATGATCCGGGGGATGAAGAGGCGGTCCAAGGATGCGGGACTGATGCTGATCGGAATGCTGAGTATCATCCTCGTCATCGTGGTCAACGTGCTTTCCCTGATGGGCTTGTATACCAGTCTCAATCTTGTGCCGTACGAATTGATTCTGTTCGTCCTCACTCAAGCAATGCTGTTATCACGGCGTTTCTCCAGGGCGTTCGCGGAGGTGGAGCAGCTGTCACTGAAGCTGCTGACGCTGGATGGTTTAAAGGATGAGTTCATGGCTAATACATCGCATGAGCTGCGTACCCCGCTCCATGGCATCGTGAATATCGCCCAGTCGCTCGTAGAGGGAGCTTCCGGGCAGCTTAATATGAAGCAGGCCAGAGACCTGTCCATGATCGTATCGACCGGAAGGCGCCTGTCTGTACTCATTAATGATATTTTGGATTTCAGCAAGCTGAAGAACGGCGAGATCGTGCTGAACCGCCAGCCGGTCGATTTGAAGGCAGTAACCCGGTCGGTGATGGAAATTACGCTGTATATAGCGGGGAACAAGCCTATCCGGTTCGAGGAGCATTGGCCGGAGAATCTTCCTTTGCTGGATATGGATGAAGAACGTCTTCGGCAAATTCTATATAATTTGCTTGGAAATGCCGTGAAGTTCACGTCTGCGGGTGTCATCCGAATTGATGCCAAGACGCTTGGCAGTGGAAACATCGTTCAGGTGACAGTGACTGACACGGGCATTGGGATTGCACCTGAGCGACTGCAGGATATATTCAAATCCTATGAACAAGTCGGTGCAACTTCTGAGAGAGAGTACAGCGGCACGGGACTTGGCCTCAGCATATCCAAGAAGCTGGTGGAGCTTGGCGGTGGGTCGATTTGGGTGGAATCTGAGCCGGGAAGCGGCTCGGCGTTCCACTTTACGCTTCCTGTTTCGGATACTGTTAGTAGCGGAGAGGGAATGCCGGGTGTAAGTATTCGGAAGGAATTATCCGATAATGGAATAGATGAAGAATTCGTGAATGCGGATGATCTGGTGCAAGAAACCAGCACAACCGTGCTGCTGGTGGATGACGATCCGGTCAATTTACAGGCGCTGCGGGGGCTTCTGTCCGTGGAGAACTGCAGGCTGATCTCTGCAGATAATGGCGCTGATGCCCTGGAACAGATTCGTTCCGGCCAGTCCATAGATCTGGTGATTACGGACTGGATGATGCCGGGAATGTCCGGAATCGAGCTGTGCAGAGCCGTGAGGCAGCAATTTTCGCCGTTTGAAATGCCCGTTCTGATTCTGACGGCACGCGGATTGCCGGAGGATGTACGGATTGGCCTTCAGGCAGGAGCCAATGATTTTCTGCGCAAGCCGGTGGACGCAGACGAGCTGCGGGCCCGGGTTCGGAATTTGATTGAGCTTCGCAAATCGGTACGCAGGACCATTTCGGCTGAAATGGCGTTTTTGCAGGCGCAAATCAAGCCGCATTTTCTGTTTAATGCATTGAATACGATTATTTCTCTGCTTCCCGTTGATCCGGAAAAAACGACCAGCCTGCTCCTTGAGCTCAGTCATTATTTGCGGAGCAGCTTTGACTTTCAGAATCGGGAGCAGCTGACGACCATATATAAGGAGCTTGCATTGGTTCATTCCTATCTGACCCTCGAAAAGGCGCGCTTTGAAGAAAGACTGGAGATTGTTTATGAGATTGAGGCGGAGCTGAGCGGATTCATTCCTCAGCTAAGCATACAACCGATCGTCGAGAATGCGGTACGACATGGTATCATGCAGCGGGAAGCGGGAGGAACGGTACGGATTTCCATACAGGAGGACGATAGCAGGATATGTATTTCCGTGTCGGATAATGGTGTGGGCATGGATCAGGAGCTGGCATGGAAGCTGCTTGCAGCAGATTCACCGGAAAGCGGTGTCGGACTCCGTAATATACACACCCGGATGCTGACGTTGTACGGAAAAGGTTTGATCGTTGAGAGCAGCCCTGGCAGAGGGACAACAGTTCGCTTTGACGTACCAAAAGGGAAGCTTGGAGGCAAATCATTATGA
- a CDS encoding fibronectin type III domain-containing protein, translating into MGKLSGKMGKRILCLMLAVMMLVFPVQGKTFAEEQASQLISITVKGEPKETTPPPSGTDAPSIPGSLAADVSNGGVQLTWATSTDNTGVTSYGIYRDNVKIGSANTLTYTDSGLSAGTTYRYTVTALDAAGNESAPSSPVEVTTRSMADAVQEKSLLAEWIFANSGSSGVFPATNGMFKSASSFRNVGGYFEDYDSSQHSVSYQGWDSGNATKYWLASVTTKGYENITLSSQQTSSGTGPRDFKVQISSDNQNWNDVPGTTLKMALSSFSCSGNTCKLSEIPLPASANDQNTLYIRWIVSSNTNTKGTQGIGSTGSSLIKDIRVSGMVKQGGGEPVETPTAELSKTPNSGESNVLPTAPVTVTFNKPITLNSGYSVSIVDKNNTALGSVTAEIINSNTLNIKHPSFVNGQTYTVKIPKGLIKGRDDQIPLTQDISWSFAIQNTQGTPSVPKLINMTLNGDTKTSRSFAWYTDVTAASVVQVVEASKSSGSGFPENEALTFQGTVEEIQTYVTKADRTAKKKKKFYSHKVTASGLSPGTAYKYRVGSGAPDSWSAAGSFTTDASGSQPFHFIAGSDSQASSKTDFEPWADTFKKAVQTIGDPMFLINAGDLVDNGDLEEQWQWMLGLPQDQLLNVPIVPVVGGHEVQDYDGDETTPNSNFYNHFNLPKQVVASTHDGSVYSFEYGEALFLVFNSQYAGELASNGKDIKKQDQQFADQVEWMKYIVAKSNAKWKFVTFHKGPYSAGDNAGEWENDRVQFYKKVLVPAFDEMGIDMVFEAHDHMYMRSFQMLGDKVIPTSQITVDAQGNAVNPKGTIYLMSNAFGDKFYTKYPGYNDYFAAIDTQPGKKMFTDVSVSSDVLQIKAYTAAKKDEKSGDNGVKLYDQYGIKRTDTKPAKVESAKVQVSGSKAVISWKTPSSSSEPVRGFRIYEKNGKIKTYWNVHIAAESGKTDYSFTVNNINASDKYQFVIRAVGSRINSDPVEVSVN; encoded by the coding sequence ATGGGTAAACTGTCGGGAAAAATGGGAAAACGGATTCTATGCTTGATGCTTGCTGTCATGATGCTTGTGTTCCCGGTTCAGGGGAAGACATTCGCGGAGGAGCAGGCAAGTCAGTTGATCAGCATTACAGTGAAGGGGGAACCCAAAGAAACGACGCCTCCGCCATCCGGTACGGATGCCCCAAGCATACCGGGTTCTCTGGCGGCAGATGTTTCGAATGGCGGAGTTCAATTGACATGGGCAACTTCGACGGATAATACAGGGGTAACAAGCTACGGCATTTATCGGGACAACGTAAAGATCGGAAGCGCAAATACGCTGACCTATACAGATTCAGGACTCTCTGCCGGTACAACGTACCGCTATACGGTGACGGCATTGGATGCTGCAGGGAATGAATCGGCTCCGAGCAGTCCGGTAGAGGTTACCACCCGGAGTATGGCAGATGCGGTGCAGGAAAAGTCTCTGCTCGCCGAATGGATTTTTGCAAACTCGGGCAGCAGCGGCGTTTTTCCAGCTACCAACGGAATGTTTAAATCGGCATCGAGCTTCCGGAATGTAGGCGGATATTTCGAGGATTACGACAGCAGCCAGCATTCGGTCAGTTATCAGGGCTGGGATAGCGGGAACGCAACGAAGTATTGGCTTGCAAGCGTAACGACCAAAGGTTATGAAAATATAACGCTATCTTCGCAGCAGACTTCTTCCGGAACCGGACCGCGTGATTTTAAAGTGCAGATCAGCAGTGATAACCAGAACTGGAATGACGTGCCGGGCACGACGCTCAAGATGGCATTGTCCAGCTTCAGCTGCTCAGGCAATACATGCAAGCTGTCAGAGATTCCCCTTCCGGCGAGCGCGAATGATCAGAACACGCTTTATATCCGCTGGATTGTCAGCTCGAATACTAACACCAAGGGCACGCAAGGGATTGGAAGCACAGGATCAAGCCTCATCAAGGATATTCGTGTATCAGGAATGGTTAAGCAGGGAGGCGGAGAACCGGTAGAAACGCCAACGGCAGAGCTATCCAAAACACCTAATTCCGGCGAAAGTAATGTGCTGCCGACGGCGCCTGTAACGGTAACGTTCAATAAGCCAATCACCCTGAATTCAGGCTACAGTGTAAGTATCGTGGACAAAAATAATACGGCTCTCGGATCGGTGACCGCCGAAATCATCAATAGCAACACGCTCAATATTAAGCATCCGTCTTTTGTAAACGGCCAGACCTATACGGTCAAGATTCCCAAGGGACTAATCAAGGGCAGGGATGATCAAATTCCGCTGACCCAGGATATTTCCTGGAGCTTTGCCATTCAAAATACCCAGGGAACACCTTCCGTGCCGAAGCTGATCAATATGACGCTGAATGGGGATACCAAAACCAGCCGCTCATTCGCATGGTACACCGATGTGACGGCAGCATCCGTCGTTCAGGTCGTAGAGGCATCGAAGTCTTCGGGAAGCGGTTTTCCTGAAAATGAAGCACTGACATTCCAAGGTACCGTGGAGGAAATTCAGACCTATGTGACGAAGGCGGACCGTACAGCCAAGAAGAAAAAGAAATTTTACAGCCACAAAGTTACGGCATCCGGATTATCTCCGGGAACAGCATACAAATACCGGGTTGGGAGCGGAGCACCGGACAGCTGGAGCGCGGCAGGAAGCTTCACAACCGATGCATCCGGCAGCCAGCCATTCCATTTTATCGCAGGTTCGGACTCACAGGCTTCCAGCAAAACAGATTTTGAGCCATGGGCTGATACCTTCAAGAAAGCCGTTCAGACGATCGGCGATCCGATGTTTCTGATTAACGCGGGGGATCTTGTCGATAACGGTGATCTCGAGGAACAGTGGCAGTGGATGCTTGGACTTCCGCAGGATCAGCTGCTGAATGTTCCGATCGTTCCGGTCGTCGGCGGACATGAAGTTCAGGATTATGATGGTGACGAGACGACGCCGAACTCTAACTTCTATAATCATTTCAATCTGCCGAAGCAGGTTGTAGCAAGCACGCATGATGGTTCCGTATATTCATTTGAGTATGGAGAAGCACTGTTTCTGGTCTTCAACTCACAGTATGCGGGGGAACTCGCGAGCAATGGCAAAGATATCAAGAAACAGGATCAGCAGTTCGCGGATCAAGTGGAGTGGATGAAATACATCGTCGCGAAGAGCAATGCCAAATGGAAATTCGTCACCTTCCACAAAGGGCCGTATTCGGCAGGGGATAATGCGGGAGAATGGGAGAACGACCGCGTTCAGTTTTATAAAAAGGTTCTTGTTCCCGCCTTTGATGAAATGGGCATCGACATGGTGTTTGAAGCCCATGACCATATGTACATGAGATCGTTTCAGATGCTTGGCGACAAAGTAATACCGACCAGCCAAATCACGGTGGACGCGCAGGGCAACGCCGTGAATCCGAAGGGGACGATCTATCTGATGTCCAATGCGTTCGGGGATAAGTTTTACACCAAATATCCGGGTTATAACGATTACTTCGCAGCGATAGATACCCAGCCGGGTAAAAAGATGTTTACCGATGTGTCTGTTTCGAGTGATGTACTGCAGATTAAAGCGTATACTGCGGCCAAAAAAGACGAGAAATCCGGCGATAACGGCGTTAAGCTCTATGACCAATATGGCATCAAGCGGACGGATACCAAGCCAGCCAAGGTCGAAAGCGCTAAAGTCCAGGTCAGCGGCAGCAAAGCCGTTATTTCGTGGAAAACACCATCTTCGAGCAGCGAACCTGTAAGGGGCTTCCGCATTTACGAGAAGAACGGCAAGATCAAAACCTACTGGAATGTACACATTGCCGCCGAGTCAGGGAAAACAGACTATAGCTTCACGGTTAATAACATCAATGCATCTGATAAGTATCAGTTCGTCATCCGGGCGGTAGGCAGCAGAATCAACTCCGATCCGGTGGAGGTCAGTGTAAATTAG